Proteins encoded by one window of Chryseobacterium sp. POL2:
- a CDS encoding helix-turn-helix domain-containing protein has product MKNINIDYKRIFADILEYKFPQKIEDCLPLLQKGNLTSIDIIKINKQIFGVDKETELYSQKHRSYGKSDILKILDYQKKHKLNNSQLAIHFSLSRNTVAKWKKMFVV; this is encoded by the coding sequence ATGAAAAATATAAATATTGATTACAAACGGATATTTGCTGACATTCTTGAATATAAATTTCCACAAAAAATAGAAGATTGCCTTCCGTTGTTGCAAAAAGGTAATCTTACATCAATAGACATTATCAAAATTAATAAACAAATCTTTGGGGTTGATAAAGAAACCGAATTATACAGCCAAAAACATCGCTCTTATGGCAAGTCTGATATTTTGAAGATATTAGATTATCAGAAAAAACACAAACTTAATAATAGCCAGTTAGCGATTCATTTTAGTCTGAGTAGAAATACGGTGGCAAAGTGGAAGAAGATGTTTGTTGTGTAA
- a CDS encoding helix-turn-helix domain-containing protein, translating to MIFKDIHIGQMMKTKVTESGIEISRICNFLKCSEEHISEMYESKSLDTELLLKWSKLLDYDFFRVYTQHLILYAPPSARTENDKIKSKKSALPQFRKNIYTKEIIDFILERMENGEMTKNQVIEQYGIPKTTLYKWIDKYKNFKNT from the coding sequence ATGATTTTCAAAGACATCCATATTGGACAAATGATGAAAACCAAAGTTACAGAAAGCGGGATAGAAATATCCCGTATTTGTAATTTTCTAAAATGTTCAGAAGAACATATTTCTGAAATGTATGAAAGTAAAAGTCTTGATACGGAACTGCTTCTAAAATGGAGCAAACTTCTTGATTATGATTTTTTCAGGGTTTATACACAGCATCTTATTTTATATGCCCCGCCTTCGGCACGTACAGAAAATGATAAAATAAAATCTAAAAAATCTGCATTGCCTCAATTTCGTAAAAATATTTATACCAAAGAAATCATAGATTTTATTCTGGAACGGATGGAGAATGGAGAAATGACCAAAAATCAAGTGATCGAACAATACGGTATTCCCAAAACTACTCTTTACAAATGGATAGACAAATACAAAAACTTCAAAAATACCTAA
- a CDS encoding RteC domain-containing protein, with product MINRTNTLLQNLIEQLHFIDLETDNMVYKSEKALEICIESIGKLKKLVSKYNFRSQQEEISFFKEVKPQFTSKRIYYNTIYKIETKKPYGGLRIVKKYYNNELTKLKRFFDNNLDFYKYYRTGSTYLDYKYFLRGTFDIKQSLDSFYFEADLDFCTSHDFKVAKILANDLIQVYLEDQLFNLDRKENRSQSEVLPKSAVYWTGTKVSLIELLYALNAAGVFNHGQLELNATVDLFEKMFNIDLGQYHRSFLELRERKNARTKFLDLLKEVLTRKMDDVDETP from the coding sequence ATGATAAACCGTACAAATACATTATTGCAAAATCTTATCGAACAGCTCCATTTTATAGATTTGGAAACCGACAATATGGTGTATAAAAGTGAGAAGGCATTAGAAATTTGTATAGAATCCATAGGTAAACTAAAAAAGCTTGTTTCAAAATACAATTTCAGATCGCAGCAGGAAGAAATTTCGTTTTTTAAAGAGGTCAAACCACAATTTACCTCCAAAAGAATATACTATAACACCATTTATAAAATTGAAACTAAAAAACCGTACGGAGGACTACGTATTGTAAAAAAATATTATAACAATGAGTTGACAAAGCTTAAGCGTTTTTTTGATAATAATTTGGATTTCTACAAATATTACAGAACAGGAAGCACCTATCTGGACTACAAATATTTTTTGCGGGGAACATTTGATATTAAGCAGAGTTTAGACAGTTTCTATTTCGAAGCCGATTTGGATTTTTGTACTTCTCACGATTTTAAAGTGGCAAAGATTCTCGCAAACGATCTTATTCAGGTATACTTGGAAGACCAGCTGTTCAATCTGGATAGAAAAGAAAACAGAAGTCAGTCAGAAGTTCTGCCAAAATCAGCAGTTTATTGGACGGGAACAAAAGTTTCTTTGATAGAATTATTGTATGCATTAAATGCTGCCGGAGTCTTTAATCACGGACAATTAGAACTCAATGCAACAGTAGATTTGTTTGAGAAAATGTTTAATATAGATCTTGGACAATACCACAGAAGTTTCCTCGAATTGCGCGAAAGAAAAAATGCAAGAACAAAATTTCTGGATTTACTGAAAGAAGTCCTTACCAGAAAAATGGATGATGTGGACGAAACGCCATAA
- a CDS encoding helix-turn-helix domain-containing protein — protein sequence MAVSIITKEDLQEFKDELLEEIKNLFHIKTSEQKLWLRSSEVKELLKISSGTLQNLRVNGTLRYSRVGGTLYYNYQDIEKMLNQK from the coding sequence ATGGCAGTAAGCATTATTACCAAAGAAGACCTTCAGGAATTCAAAGATGAATTATTGGAAGAGATTAAAAATCTGTTTCACATCAAAACTTCGGAGCAGAAATTATGGCTTCGTTCCTCAGAAGTCAAAGAACTTTTGAAAATTTCCTCTGGAACATTACAAAACCTTCGTGTAAATGGCACACTTCGTTATTCCAGAGTTGGAGGCACATTGTATTACAACTATCAAGACATAGAAAAAATGTTGAATCAAAAATAG
- a CDS encoding transcriptional regulator — MNYIRHLTGFYDKIQLDERLNPTHISLYLALFQFWNLNHFQNPISISRNEMMRLSKISAFGTYHKCIKELQNFGYIEYIPSFNPYKGSLVNLYNFENSDVKNLNKKHNKKQTTSEQALDQHHIKNDTSNRQALIPSINNTNISNNKTIVTPPESNSLFEQGFVIPNEEEQPNEESLSTNNHQPTTNFCPPHIPEIQMYFAEKEASLEEAEKFFNHYESNGWLVGGKSKMKNWQAAARNWLLNSKKFSSSSVIQSVEKNLTTTKNTNLNATTGKSYREPL; from the coding sequence ATGAACTATATTCGACATCTTACAGGTTTTTATGACAAGATCCAACTGGACGAACGCCTGAATCCGACACATATCAGTTTGTATCTTGCATTGTTTCAGTTTTGGAATCTAAATCATTTTCAGAACCCTATCAGCATTTCCCGAAACGAAATGATGAGGTTAAGCAAAATATCAGCATTTGGGACTTATCACAAATGCATCAAAGAATTACAGAATTTTGGTTATATCGAATACATTCCCTCTTTCAATCCATACAAAGGCAGCTTGGTAAATCTCTACAACTTTGAAAATTCAGATGTTAAGAATTTGAATAAGAAGCATAACAAAAAACAAACAACCTCCGAACAAGCATTAGACCAGCACCATATCAAAAACGATACATCTAATAGACAAGCATTAATACCTTCTATAAACAATACAAACATATCAAACAATAAAACTATTGTAACCCCACCCGAAAGTAATTCATTATTTGAACAAGGTTTTGTCATTCCTAATGAAGAAGAGCAGCCCAATGAAGAGTCTCTATCAACAAACAACCATCAACCGACAACTAATTTCTGCCCGCCACACATTCCCGAAATCCAAATGTATTTCGCAGAAAAAGAAGCATCATTAGAAGAAGCTGAAAAATTTTTCAATCATTACGAGAGTAACGGTTGGCTGGTAGGCGGAAAATCCAAAATGAAAAACTGGCAGGCAGCCGCAAGAAACTGGCTCTTGAATTCCAAAAAATTTAGTTCTTCATCTGTCATTCAGAGCGTA